The DNA sequence AGTATACCGCAGTTAAAAAAAGAAGAATCGTTCTACAGCTGGAGTAAGACCATACTTGTGAATAGCTGCAAGTCATCACTTCGTAAAAATAACAAAATCCTTCTATTAGACGATTGGAGCACGACAACCGCAGAAACGGACCTTGGTCATGCCTTAGCCAGTGACCCTTATCGAAATAGCGAAAACCAAATGGAACTGAATCAGTTACTCATGCAAATCAATGAGCACCAACGAGAAGCGATTCAATTAAAGTATTTTCATGACCTTGATTATCAGACAATAGCTGAAATGACGAATGTATCACTAGGCACGGTTAAATCTAGAATCTTTCAAGGGTTAAAAAAACTAAGAGAATACTACGGAGGTGACGGTCATGAATAACATTGAGAAGAGATTAGCTGAGGAAAAGATACGCTTGGACACAGTTACGGCACCCGACGAGTTAGAAATGAGATTACGAGATGCATTGGACGAGACGCCAACTCGGTCTAAGCGAAAATCTACCATTTGGAAACTCGCAACAGTGGCGTTAATCTTTTTATTCATTGGGAGTTATCACTATAATGCTTTTGCTTTTTATGGAAAAAAGTTGTTTGGTTTTGATGAAATTATGACCAATACGTTACAGCAGTTAAATGAACAAGGTATGGGCCAAACCGTTGATAAAAGAACGATATTAGAAGATGGAACTGAATTTGTTGTTGATGGGATTATGACCGATGCCAACCAATTGATTTTGTATTTTACATTATCAAATCCAGATGGGATCACATATAGTGCCATGGACACGTTTACGCTAGATAGGGTTAGTGGTTTTTTGACGAATTCCCCTATTAGAGGCGGACAGTACCAAGTGGATGAAGAGAATAATGAGTTGAAAGGGACAATGTCTTTTGACCCAGTCAGTCCTTTTGCGAAAAAGTTAACGATTCATTTTGACCAACTAGGAGCAAATCAAGAGAGAATACAAGGAGAAATGACGTTTCCGTATAACCCAAATCAAGCGATGCAAACACAAATTAAACAAACTATTCGAGAAAAGCTTGAAGTTGACAAAGGGACGATTACGTTTCATTCAATTACAGCGACACCTTCATTAACGGTCATTGATGGAAGAATCAATGTTGATAATTATGATAGGGTTCCATATGCCTTAGAAGGGGTGAAATTGCTTGCAAATGGAACGCCGGTTGAATGGAGAGGAGGAAGTAGTTCTTCGTCTATAAGAGGACTCAATTTTGAAATTCACTTTGATGCCTTGCCAGAAAAACTAGATTCACTTGAACTTGTCATGAGTGAGTTTGTCGGGTACGAAGAATTAGATGAAAGGATTTCGCTGATTGACGTTACAGATGAGCCTCATGTGATAGGTGGAAAAGAGCTATGGATTCAACACATAGAAGTAACATCAGAACGTGTTGAGATTACGATTGCAACTGATTATGACGTCATGCTTGATGGTGTTTCTATTCAATCAGGTAACGAAATAACACCATTACGAACGATAGAAAGACAATCAGAAATAGTAGGAGAAGATGGTCAGTATCTAAAACAAAGAACATTGCTCTTTGATACAACAGAGCAACCAGAGGCATTTCTTATTCAGGGTATGCATTACATGAAACCATACGATAAACGCATCGTTATTCCTGTGAAGTAGAAGTTTTAAAAACGTTTGGGTACCATATCCAAACGTTTTTTATTATATGACGCCTAGTTGATGACAAGAAGTATTTAGTTATTTTTGGAAGAAAAAGAAGGATATATTTGTAAATTGTTGAATATCTTCTCCTATTAAAGTATTTAAAAAAATTTCACAACCAAAGGGGGAGTTGGTTTGGTAACAGAGAATCAACAAGTGATGAAGGACAATGTACGGAACATTCACAGAGACCTTTATCACGTTACAAATAAGTCAAAACAGTGTCAGATTTTATTAGTCCCAGAAATGTCTATGATTACTTCGAGTGACGTGCTTAATGGTGACTTTTATGGGTTGCGCACAATTCAAGCTAATGATTGGATGTACTTATGCTTTAACCGTATACGTACATTTGTGAAAAAGGAGTTACACAAGAATTTCACGATGAGTCCATTTGAGCTAGTTTGGGGTGAAGAGATAAACGATGGGCGCGTTGTTCATGTTGGAATGTGGGTTCCTGATTATGTGACAGACGACCTTTTACAACGTGCAATGTTGACTCGACTTGGTGATGATTCCTATCCGTTGCAAATTGAGAAGATCCCTGCCTATCAATGTGTGCAAGTTCTTCATACAGGTCCCTATTCACTGATTCACGAAACAGTTCAACACTTGGGGAAATTCGCAAACGAGTATGGTTATCAGATAATTGAAGAACAAGCAAAAGAAATTCACCTAAGCCATGTTAACATTGGTTTTCCTGAACAAACCAATCTACTGCTTCGCATTCCTGTTCGTAAAAAAGAACCCACTCAAGCATAGAAACGATTATAAAAAGGAGGTGATGAAAAATGAAAGAGTATAAATTCGAAAAGATTACTTTAACGGGTATTAAAGGAATTGTAAGTAAACCTTCTGTTGATTATCATGAAGTCATTCATGAACATGCCAAAGAAGGGTGGGAACTCGTCCAAGTTTTCGCACCTGGTACAGCTTCTTACGGAAGTGCGTCCTACATAGAAATAATCTTCTCAAGAGATGTCGAGTAATTTTAGTGAAAGACCTTTTCTAAAATATTGTTGCCTAGGATATGCGTTTTTAAATAACAAAACCCACCAATGGCGGGTTTTGTTATTGTCCATGTATCGTCTTCGTAGTTGAACTTTACCAACTAACTTTTCCACTTGCATGTTTATAAAATGGCGACTCTTCTTTTTCACAAAAAAATGATATTTGATTTCCACTTGGATCCCTAATAAATATTTCATTCATAAGTTCGTGATCATACGAATTAGTGATTTCTACGCCTTTGTATTCAAAATGTCTTCTTAGTGAATCGAGGTCATCCGTTTCAAAATGAAAGTAGACATTTGTTTGGTCAATACCAACATGAAAATGCAATGGAGCCTTTTGTTGAACTTGGATAAGCGCTACTAATGCCTCACCTGTTTTAAAGTTGAGACTTGCTCCAGCTCCCCACTGATCAACCAATTGCAGGTCTAAGATTTCTTTGTACCAACCAATACTTTCTTCAAGATTCAAGACTGGTATAAACACAGCTCCAACTCTAAGTTTCATCCGACCACTCCTCCTTATATAGAATATCTGCCATATGTTATTGACAGTTCTTGTTCATTTGTTTATGTAACTCTAAGAAACGGAGCCAAAATAAGTAGTTGTCGATGTATTGGTTTCTGACGCCGTTAAATCGTTCCAAACATTTCTTTTAGAAATTCCTTGTGCGATAATTTGCGGATATCGAAACATTCACATAAGAGATTGTTCCACTAAAATAATCCGTACCAGTCATCTTCATTTCATTTTCAATCACAACTCTCTTTTTTTCTTTTCCTTGTAATGTTACTTTAAACGGTCCATCAATGTTCATCTTTTCCAACGGGTCAAAGTCCCAGAAATCACTAAATGGTTCATAAAATTCTAAATCAAACTCCACATCATCTTTGCTGTGATTGATAAAATACAACTCGCACACTCCATGTAAAGAAGGCCCTTGAATGTTGGTAAACTCGCAGCGAGCATTTTCACTGTCGTAGGCAACCGCGTAAATCCCTGATGCAAACGTCTTTTGATATAGTTCTACCAAAAAAGAAGGTAAAAAACTGCAAAGTAGGATTATAATAATGAACATTCGAACATGGTATTTCTTTAGAGCCCGACCTAGAAAAATAGTGCCCATTATAAAACAAATCAAACCAATGAACCCAAAGTAATGGATGTAAGCTCCTCCAACTGAAAAAGTGAATGATTCAGCCCATGGACGACCATGAGGAAACGGAACATAAGGGATGGTAGCAACAAAAAACAAAAAAATCGAAAGTAAGAAGTACTTTTTATTTTTTATCAAAATGTACTCACTTCCCTTCAACATTGACTTAAACTTATATTAACATATATATCCAAAGAAGGAAGTGGTGCTTTTCACTCCCAAAATCCTGAAACTTTTGTCATACTGATACGTAGGAAGTAAGGATAGGATCGTTGGAGGGGATTTGATGACAGAAAAGAAAATAAAGCAAAACCGAGGATATCTTATTGGAGCACTTGTAGGCATCGTGTTCTTTAATTATTTTTTTATGCTGTTTCGTGCAGGGAACTATGAGGGCATGGGTCTTAGTTTGTTACTTATTGTAGTTGGAGTTGTTATTTTATTGTGGTTTCGAACGAAAGAGGGGAAAAGGTTTGAGACGCCACAGATGAACTTTGACCCTAGTTTATATAAAGAAGTTTCGCGATTTATGATTGTCCCGACTTATGACGCATCAATGGAGTATACGTACTATACACTGCAGGGAGATAAGCTAGCTCATTCTTTTGTCAAACCATTAACGAAATCTCAGGACGCCACACGCTTTTTATTTTCGCTTGCGTCACTTTCGTTTATATTACCAGTACGCACCAATGTAACGCTTGGAACGGATAGATATATTGTCGATAAACACGGCGGATTTAAAACGAAGTTCAGTGTATATAACGAAGAGGGAAGGCTATGCTACACTTTTCGAAAAACAAAAGATTATAAGCATGGAGTTGTGACCAATCGAAACGGCGATGTCCTTGCTGTTCTTCAAGATTCACTTGGCAGCATGCAAGTTCATATTACTGACCTTGATAAAAAACAGCTATTTCGGATCCGAATTGGTGGGATACCAACGGAGGCAATGGCGTTGTTTGGTGATGTTGATGGTGATATTGTCGACTGTTATGAACTCGTTAGCGATAGTCTCTATACGCTACCTTTGTTGTTAAGTATGATGTTCCGCAGTCAACGTATGTAGATTTTTCCTTTTATCGTTTGTTGGATAAATTGCCCCAATCTAGAAAAACTAACAGTATCACAAACGATAAGGGGAGAAGTGGGGATGAAGAAAAATGTTTTCTTTCTTTTTTTATGTGCCATCCTTTTAAGCGGTTTGGCGCCTTTTCAAGTGGCTCACGCGTATGAAACAACCGAGTACAACTGGAGCTTTAAACCTGAAAAGGACAATAAGCCTGTCACAACTGAGGCCAAGTATTTAGAATTACTTGAAAAACATGGTGGAATGTTCATTGGGGATACTTCTAAAAAAGAGTTGTATTTAACCTTTGATAATGGCTATGAAAACGGCTATACCGCCATGGTGCTTGATGTGTTAAAAGAAAAGAAAGTACCTGCAACCTTCTTTGTAACAGGGCATTACTTACAAACAGAGCAGGACTTAATCCAGCGCATGGTGAAAGAAGGTCATATCGTCGGAAATCATTCTTGGCACCACCCAAGTTTGCCAAAGGTCGATAATGAACGATTAAAGAGAGAGCTGAACAAGGTAAAGGAAG is a window from the Bacillus alkalicellulosilyticus genome containing:
- a CDS encoding VOC family protein → MKLRVGAVFIPVLNLEESIGWYKEILDLQLVDQWGAGASLNFKTGEALVALIQVQQKAPLHFHVGIDQTNVYFHFETDDLDSLRRHFEYKGVEITNSYDHELMNEIFIRDPSGNQISFFCEKEESPFYKHASGKVSW
- the pdaA gene encoding delta-lactam-biosynthetic de-N-acetylase gives rise to the protein MKKNVFFLFLCAILLSGLAPFQVAHAYETTEYNWSFKPEKDNKPVTTEAKYLELLEKHGGMFIGDTSKKELYLTFDNGYENGYTAMVLDVLKEKKVPATFFVTGHYLQTEQDLIQRMVKEGHIVGNHSWHHPSLPKVDNERLKRELNKVKEEFTKQTGIKEMHYLRPPRGTFSEKSLALSNELGYTNVFWSMAYKDWEVDKQKGGDYAYNQIMKRIHPGAIMLLHSVSSDNAEALGRVIDDCRKQGYEFKSLDDLMMSKMIDQ
- a CDS encoding RNA polymerase sigma factor, producing MNVIRLVKKAKKGNKEALLQLIMAEKDTFYKLALSYMGNSHDAMDAMEDMIVKLYESIPQLKKEESFYSWSKTILVNSCKSSLRKNNKILLLDDWSTTTAETDLGHALASDPYRNSENQMELNQLLMQINEHQREAIQLKYFHDLDYQTIAEMTNVSLGTVKSRIFQGLKKLREYYGGDGHE
- a CDS encoding DUF4177 domain-containing protein, which encodes MKEYKFEKITLTGIKGIVSKPSVDYHEVIHEHAKEGWELVQVFAPGTASYGSASYIEIIFSRDVE
- a CDS encoding GyrI-like domain-containing protein, translating into MVTENQQVMKDNVRNIHRDLYHVTNKSKQCQILLVPEMSMITSSDVLNGDFYGLRTIQANDWMYLCFNRIRTFVKKELHKNFTMSPFELVWGEEINDGRVVHVGMWVPDYVTDDLLQRAMLTRLGDDSYPLQIEKIPAYQCVQVLHTGPYSLIHETVQHLGKFANEYGYQIIEEQAKEIHLSHVNIGFPEQTNLLLRIPVRKKEPTQA
- a CDS encoding DUF4179 domain-containing protein; amino-acid sequence: MNNIEKRLAEEKIRLDTVTAPDELEMRLRDALDETPTRSKRKSTIWKLATVALIFLFIGSYHYNAFAFYGKKLFGFDEIMTNTLQQLNEQGMGQTVDKRTILEDGTEFVVDGIMTDANQLILYFTLSNPDGITYSAMDTFTLDRVSGFLTNSPIRGGQYQVDEENNELKGTMSFDPVSPFAKKLTIHFDQLGANQERIQGEMTFPYNPNQAMQTQIKQTIREKLEVDKGTITFHSITATPSLTVIDGRINVDNYDRVPYALEGVKLLANGTPVEWRGGSSSSSIRGLNFEIHFDALPEKLDSLELVMSEFVGYEELDERISLIDVTDEPHVIGGKELWIQHIEVTSERVEITIATDYDVMLDGVSIQSGNEITPLRTIERQSEIVGEDGQYLKQRTLLFDTTEQPEAFLIQGMHYMKPYDKRIVIPVK